The Myxococcota bacterium genome contains the following window.
CCGCGAAAGTGCGGGTGCGCGAGGCTCGTCCAGCCCACGAGGAACAGCGGGAACAGCGTGAAGAACAAGAACCACTGCACGCTGCGGATGTTCCACGGGCGGTCGCTGCGCCAGATGGAGACCGGAACCAGCGTGCTCCAGCCCAGCTGCGCGAGCTGGCGCAGCACGCCCTCGCGAGTCACCGGTGCGGGTTCGTTCGGCTCCGCGCTCACGCGCGGGAGACTAGCGCCTCCGTCGCTTGCAGGCGCTGCTGGAAATCGCAGAGGGCTTCCGGGGACAATGGCCCCGCAAGCGCGGTTGCGCCCAGCGGGAGGGTCATGAAGGCCATCGTCTATCACGGCAAGCACGATTTCCGTTACGAGTCGATCCCCGACCCCAGGCTCCAGGGCCCGGCCGACGCGATCGTGCGCATCACCCGCACGGCCATTTGCGGCTCGGACCTGCACCTGTGGCACGGCGGCCTGCCCGACGGCATCGGCGCGTCGGGGGGCTTCGCGGTGGGTCACGAGTTCATGGGCATCGTGGAGGAGGTCGGCAGCGCGGTGACCGGCGTGAAGAAGGGCGACCGGGTGCTCACCTCGTGCACGGTCGGCTGCGGCACGTGCGAGCTGTGCGCGCGGAACGTGTTCAGCGGCTGCAAGGTCATGACCGGCGGCGGCGGCGCGGGGGGAGTGTTCGGGTTCTCGCAAGGGCTGCCGGGTGGCCAGGCCGAGGCGGTGCGCGTGCCCTTCGCCGACACCAACCTGTTTCACGTGCCCGCCGACATGCCCGACGAGCAGGCGCTGTTCCTGACCGACATCCTGCCCACGGGCTACATGGGCGCCGAGTTCGCCGAAGTGAGTCCCGGCGACACCGTGGTGGTGTTCGGCTGCGGCCCGGTGGGCACGTTCGCACAGATGAGCTGTCTGTTGCGCGGCGCCGCGCGTGTGATCGCGGTCGACCTGGACGAAGGCCGCCTCGAGCGCGCGCGCCAGCTCGGCTGCGACGCCGTGAACCCGGCGCGCACGAACCTGGGCGAGCGCGTGCTCGAGCTCACGCACGGCGTGGGCGCCGACGCGTCAATCGAAGCCGTGGGCCGCGAGGACCTGATCACCCAGGCCGCCATGGTGACTCGCCCCGGCGGCCGCGTGGCGGTGATCGGCGTGCTGACCTCGCCCACTGCCACCCTGCCCTGGTTCCTGCTGTTCATGAAGAACATCGCCCTGCGCACGGGCCTGGTGAACCCACAGGTCTTCATCCCCAAGCTCATGCCGCTGATCGAGCAGGGGCGGCTGGACCCGACCGTGATCATCAGTCACCGGCTGCCGCTCTCCGAGGGCTCGCACGGCTACGAGATCTTCGCGGGTCACAAGGAGAACGCGCTCAAGGTGGTGCTCACGCCATGAGCGAGCTGGAAGACCTGTTCTCGCTGCGCGGCCAGGTGGCCCTGGTCACCGGCGCCTCGAGCGGTCTCTCGGCCCAGGTCGCGCGCGCGCTCGCCAAGGCCGGCGCGAACGTCGGCCTGGTGGCGCGTCGCAAGGAGCGGCTCGAGTCACTCGCCAAGGAGCTCGAGCAAAAGGGCGTGCGCGCTTGTGTGGCGCCCGCCGACGTGACCGTGACCGACGAGCTGCGCGCCGCGATCGACCGCGTAGAGACCGAGCTCGGCCCCATCGACATCCTGGTGAACGGCGCCGGCATCGCCCCCCTGGGCCGCGCCGAGAAGCACACGCGCGCGAAGTGGGACTCCGCCGTCGCGCTGAACCTGACCGCGGTGTGGGAGGGCTCGCAGCTCGTCGCGCAGCGCTGGATCGAGCGCGGCCGCGGCGGCCGCATCATCCAGCTCTCGTCGGTGATCGGCTTCGGCGCAAACCCCGTGCACCGCTCCGTGGGCTACGCCGCCACCAAGGGCGCGCTCAACAACCTGACGCGCCACCTCGCGATCGAGTGGGGCAAGTTCGGCATCTACGTGAACGCGCTCGCGCCGTCCTACTTCCCGACCGAGATGACCACCGACCCGCGCACCGGCGACGTCCCGCCCGACCAAGCCGCGATCATCCACCAGTTCACGCCGCTCGGGAGACTCGGCCGGGTCGAGGAGATCGATACCGCGGTGCTATTCCTGGCCTCGCCGAAGACGAGCTATGTGACGGGGGCTGTGGTGACTGTCGATGGGGGCTGGACGGCGTGGTGAGTTCGCGGTGAACTCTTCAATGAGCAACGACGGACGCGCCCTTCCTCAGAACCTCCGCCCCCAGCACCCTTCTTCTGCGATGCCTATCGCCTTGGCACACCGTGTTCGTTCAACGGTACCAACGACAGCCAGTCTTCGGTGCGCTCGTCCTCAAGTCGCTCAAGAAAGTCGCGATTGAGTTCGCTCCGGATCCCGAATTCATCAATACTGGTCTTGATGCTTCCCAACAGCGGCTCACCGAGGACCCTGCATCGAACGACCCACACTGCGCCGCGACTTTCGCGGCTCACTTGCTCGATCTCCGACTGAATCGCGTTCCAGCGATCCTGATCGTTGCGCTCGTGAATTGGTGTACTGGCTAGAAGCGGCAAAATGCGATCGGCACGATCCTGAGAAATTGGAACCACTGCGTACACGCGTTCATCCGATTCGGGGCTCCACGCGAGCATAGCTGCATAAAATCGCTCACCGCTCGCTCTGAAGGTAC
Protein-coding sequences here:
- a CDS encoding alcohol dehydrogenase catalytic domain-containing protein, with amino-acid sequence MKAIVYHGKHDFRYESIPDPRLQGPADAIVRITRTAICGSDLHLWHGGLPDGIGASGGFAVGHEFMGIVEEVGSAVTGVKKGDRVLTSCTVGCGTCELCARNVFSGCKVMTGGGGAGGVFGFSQGLPGGQAEAVRVPFADTNLFHVPADMPDEQALFLTDILPTGYMGAEFAEVSPGDTVVVFGCGPVGTFAQMSCLLRGAARVIAVDLDEGRLERARQLGCDAVNPARTNLGERVLELTHGVGADASIEAVGREDLITQAAMVTRPGGRVAVIGVLTSPTATLPWFLLFMKNIALRTGLVNPQVFIPKLMPLIEQGRLDPTVIISHRLPLSEGSHGYEIFAGHKENALKVVLTP
- a CDS encoding SDR family oxidoreductase: MSELEDLFSLRGQVALVTGASSGLSAQVARALAKAGANVGLVARRKERLESLAKELEQKGVRACVAPADVTVTDELRAAIDRVETELGPIDILVNGAGIAPLGRAEKHTRAKWDSAVALNLTAVWEGSQLVAQRWIERGRGGRIIQLSSVIGFGANPVHRSVGYAATKGALNNLTRHLAIEWGKFGIYVNALAPSYFPTEMTTDPRTGDVPPDQAAIIHQFTPLGRLGRVEEIDTAVLFLASPKTSYVTGAVVTVDGGWTAW